Genomic DNA from Shewanella woodyi ATCC 51908:
TGGGAGTGGTAACCTCCCGATAGAGCGAAATCTAGCTGCTGGATAAGTTTGCTATCTCTTGGTTTACCAGTTAACCAGTGAAAAACTCGGTTAAGACTCCACAGTTTCATATTAGTTAGCTCTGTATTATTTACTTCATAAAAGCTTATCAAAAATGACAAAAAATCCGTATTACACTATATAACACGTAATAAGCAGCTAATTACTTCATGCTTTATGAATTAAATCGAGCATTCTAAATTAATCATAGGTTTGGTATTTCTATCTATTCATATTTTGTTACTTATGACTGTGAAATTGGGGGGGTATAGATAAATTAAAGGCTTGAATATGGAGGGTATCTGCTGTACTAATTTATAAGGTTTAATTAGGTTTCGAATTTAAACAAGTTGAATTAATATATTAATTTTATTGGTTCTATTGCTTGTTTAATGAGTTGTTTATTCACAGTCTCTATTGTTGAGTCAATATAAATAACGATTAAGCCTATCAAGTTTTTATTTATCCAATCACGCAAGATTATCTATGACAGGGAAGGGAGATTAATGATGAACATAGCCGAAAACATGACAAACAAAGTGACAGACAAAGTGACAGAGGGGGTTGAAATTGTGGTTCCTGCACCCGCGTTCGAAGGAAACAGTATGAACGTGAGTACCGATGTTAACTACTTTTCAATCACGCCCGATGTGCTCTCCCCTTGGAACACCGAAATCTATCGAGTTGATAATGGGGTGTTAGCACTAACACCGAGTCCATGTTCATCCTTAACCATAAGTTTTGAGCCTTATAAACCAAGTGAAACAAGTCCTGTAGTGCTTAGCGAGGAGCTGCAACTCCTGCAACGGGCGGTACTTATCGGCAAGATGAGTGATAAAGCTATCGAGGCTGGTTGGCGTTTTTATGAAAACGGCATCGTGTTTGATGAGGAGCAAAATGCCAGTGCTTATAGTGTCACCAGTCAGGTGGCGGATAATGGGCTACAAGTTATATTGACCATTGAGCAGGTGAAAGAGACTCCCGTTGGGGGAGATACTATCTCCTTTAGGTATGTGGCATCAAAAGATCTACCGACCCCTCCATTTACCGATGCACAGGGACAGTTTACTGTTCACTACTCTCAAGATCCTCTTGTTGGTGTTAGACGACCTCAATTATAAAGTGAGAACTACTCATCCTAGCTGGCAACGTTGATTGTTGCCAGCGTCTACCAAGAGTTGATTAAACTTAGGTGTGTCGCAGAGTGAGTCAAACCAAGGCAGATTAAACCAGGCTGCACCAATATTGGAATTTAATGCCTCTTCGACTTGAGATAGTGCTGAGATATGTTCACCAATTCGTGTGTATACAATTGCGGCCACAAGGGATACTTCTCCATCGTCTGGATTCAGCTTTTTTGCCATATTGATGACTTTAATTGCCGAGTTATACTCCTTTAAATGAGCATAAGCTTGGGCCGACAGTAGCAGTGAAACTCGGTCACTTTGGCCCTGAGTTAAGGCCAATACCTGTCGGTAATTAGTTGTAGATTGGCTAGTTTTACCTAAGATTAATTGAATATCGGCCAGATTTAATACCCAGTTTGGGTGGTTAGGGCTACTATCTACCGCCAATTGAGCCATCTTCAGTGCTTGTTGGTATTTCCCGGAGAGTGCATAGCTAAGTCCAAGGTTACTAATATCAATACTTTGATTGTTTGTTTTCACTAAGGGAACATAAAGCGCTATTGCTTGCTCTAAGTCTCCCTCAATGAGTGAAATATCAGCCAAGAGTTGATTGGCAAAGTAGTGTTTTGGATTGATTGAAAGTAGCGTTTTCAAGGTTTTTTTAGTGTGTATTGAATCACTTTGCCACCAGTAACTGAGTGCTAAATTATATAATAACTTTGTACTTGGCCTCAGAGATAGTGCTTTCTGGTAGGTGTTTATGGCCTGCTTTAATTGATTGCTGGCTAAGAATAAGTAGGCTTGTAGCTCAATTAATACAGTTTCATCAGCCCCACGCTGCTTGGCTATGGTAAGTTGTTTCTCTGCCTGCTCAAACTCATTGGTGGTGATTGCTATGGCGAACTGATCTATGGCTTGTTCGACACTGTATCGATACTCAGGAGGAGATTGATTTATCAAATTAACGATACCCTCCATGTACTTTTCATCATTTGTATCTGCGTATAGGTTTAGCGCAGACTCTCTGTATAAGCCATAACCTGAAAATAGGTGTGGTGAATTCACCAGTATTTTCTCTAACGTGATCAAGTGGTTTTCTGTCGCTTCTCCCCGTAACTTCATTATTGAGTAAAGCTCAATATAACTCAGGTAGTCTTGTTCACTAACCTGCATATTTACCTGCTCTCCAGCCACGCTATCTGAAAATAGCTTAGCCAGCTTCAGTTGGGTATCATTATGGGTGGCGTAGAAGTTCTCCAATATTACCGGCCAGTGATCCTGCTCTGATACCGTCCAGCGCTGAGAGTCTGAGCTTTTATTTAATCGTGAAAGAGTAATGTTGCAGCGGGTGATGTTGCAGTTGATTTCACTGGTGAGGATATCTGTCGCGCCAGTATAGTTGCCGATTGCATTGATATCGCCCTCGATGGCATTAACCTCTGAGCTTGAGATAAGCTGCATCGATTGGTTTTGTATTATGTACTGCTTAATAGCATCGTCCATGGTTGCTACCAGCAAGCTAGGTTCTGCACTGGCTAAAAGATTGGAGCCGATGGGGTTTTGATTGTTAAAGCTTGAGCTTTCAAGTGTTGGTGGGATCACTACCACTTGATGTTTAATCGCCGTGCTAGATGGTGCAGGATTCATAAAAGCCAATAGTGATGGGTAGTTTGCCAGCAATAAAGCCGTTAACAGGCAAAGAGCTGCCGCCGTTATTAATATACTTTTTTTCGATAACGTATTGAGAGGGCTCGTTTTAAGTACACTGTCTCTAAGTGCATTGTCTCTAAGTGTATTGTCTTTAGAGGGAGCATGATGCTCCTCTGTTTCGGTGCCTCTATCGTATAGCGGAGTATTGGCTACAGTTTGCTGCTGTAATATCTCTTCTTGGGTTTGTGCGATGATAATTTGCTGGAGTTTATCTGCCACTTGCTTTGCGCTTTGTACTCTATCTGCGGGTTGTTTTTGAAGTAGTTGATTGAGTAATTTCGCTAATGCTGCTGGGATTTGTGGCACAAGTTCAAAGGCATCTGGCGCTGGGGTTGTGATGATGTTATCACCAATCTGACTTGCTGAGCCTGTGCCAAAAGGGTGGTGACCAGAGATAAAGCGATAGGCCAAAATGCCGAAAGAGAATAGATCACTTAAATGGTTGATTGGCAATCCATTTAGCTGCTCTGGTGACATGGCTATTTTACAACCTTGGCTTGCAACTAGGCTCTCATCATTTTCGCTGACATTTTGCAGTGCTTGGACTGAGCGCTGAGTTTGCGCAATGCCAAAATCAACAATTTTAGCGCCGAAACCGCCTTCATTTGTCTCCGAGGTAATGATGATATTAGATGCTTTTAGATCGCAATGAACAACTCCTACATGGTGTGCGGCTGCTAGCCCTAGGCAGATCTGATGTAAGATCGTTAGTTTCTGGATTAGGCTAGGGAGCTGCTCATGCTGAAACTGCTGAAGCGGTTGGCCTTCGATGAACTCCATGACTAATACGAGCTGACTTTGATGTTCCAGCACATCATAGATCTGCACAATATTAGGATGGTTTAACTTAGCTAAGGCTCTGGCTTCATCTAGTGTTTTATTTGGTGTCTGGCTCCCGTCTGATGCTTTATTCAACACTTTAATGGCGACGGTTCGATGCAAACGAG
This window encodes:
- a CDS encoding serine/threonine-protein kinase, with amino-acid sequence MKPITEPTPLQLPEFISDKYTLTDTLGAGGMGKVYLAQDTRLHRTVAIKVLNKASDGSQTPNKTLDEARALAKLNHPNIVQIYDVLEHQSQLVLVMEFIEGQPLQQFQHEQLPSLIQKLTILHQICLGLAAAHHVGVVHCDLKASNIIITSETNEGGFGAKIVDFGIAQTQRSVQALQNVSENDESLVASQGCKIAMSPEQLNGLPINHLSDLFSFGILAYRFISGHHPFGTGSASQIGDNIITTPAPDAFELVPQIPAALAKLLNQLLQKQPADRVQSAKQVADKLQQIIIAQTQEEILQQQTVANTPLYDRGTETEEHHAPSKDNTLRDNALRDSVLKTSPLNTLSKKSILITAAALCLLTALLLANYPSLLAFMNPAPSSTAIKHQVVVIPPTLESSSFNNQNPIGSNLLASAEPSLLVATMDDAIKQYIIQNQSMQLISSSEVNAIEGDINAIGNYTGATDILTSEINCNITRCNITLSRLNKSSDSQRWTVSEQDHWPVILENFYATHNDTQLKLAKLFSDSVAGEQVNMQVSEQDYLSYIELYSIMKLRGEATENHLITLEKILVNSPHLFSGYGLYRESALNLYADTNDEKYMEGIVNLINQSPPEYRYSVEQAIDQFAIAITTNEFEQAEKQLTIAKQRGADETVLIELQAYLFLASNQLKQAINTYQKALSLRPSTKLLYNLALSYWWQSDSIHTKKTLKTLLSINPKHYFANQLLADISLIEGDLEQAIALYVPLVKTNNQSIDISNLGLSYALSGKYQQALKMAQLAVDSSPNHPNWVLNLADIQLILGKTSQSTTNYRQVLALTQGQSDRVSLLLSAQAYAHLKEYNSAIKVINMAKKLNPDDGEVSLVAAIVYTRIGEHISALSQVEEALNSNIGAAWFNLPWFDSLCDTPKFNQLLVDAGNNQRCQLG